Proteins found in one Zea mays cultivar B73 chromosome 1, Zm-B73-REFERENCE-NAM-5.0, whole genome shotgun sequence genomic segment:
- the LOC103640626 gene encoding cationic amino acid transporter 2, vacuolar produces MGSGVRALMRRKQVDSERTRAAGSAHQLRKELSVTQLVAIGVGSTIGAGVYVLVGTVAREHSGPALTLSFLIAGIAAALSAFCYAELASRCPSAGSAYHYSYICVGEGVAWLIGWALILEYTIGGSAVARGISPNLALFFGGQDSLPWILARHEIPWLDVVVDPCASFLVFVVTGLLCVGIKESSFVQGVVTVLNCFVMLFVIIAGSYIGFQTGWVGYKVAGGFFPYGANGMLAGSATVFFAYIGFDSVASTAEEVKNPQRDLPLGIGTALSICCSLYMLVSVVIVGLVPYFAMDPDTPISSAFAKHGMHWAMYLVTTGAVLALCSTLMGSILPQPRILMAMARDGLLPSFFSDVHKTTQVPVKSTVVTGICAAALAFFMDVSQLAGMVSVGTLLAFTIVAVSILILRYVPPDEVPLPSSLQASFRLSQENDEEKLRGTLGDDDHEQGSAEISDVVVEPITDPLIEKQLYASNLSEAKRRKTAACSITSVCIGVLILTTSASATFLPFPVRCSVCVLGGMLLLAGLGMLCWIDQDDGRHSFGHSGGFICPFVPLLPVMCILINTYLLINLGGGTWMRVGVWLVMGVFVYIFYGRTHSSLTDVVYVPVAEANEIYGSSSSLGFVA; encoded by the exons ATGGGCAGCGGGGTCCGGGCGCTGATGCGCCGGAAGCAGGTAGACTCCGAGCGGACGCGCGCCGCCGGCAGCGCCCACCAGCTCCGCAAGGAGCTCTCCGTCACCCAGCTCGTCGCCATCG GTGTTGGGTCGACGATTGGAGCTGGCGTCTACGTCCTTGTTGGCACAGTTGCGCGGGAGCATTCCGGGCCGGCATTGACGCTTTCATTTCTGATAGCCGGAATAGCAGCTGCGCTTTCAGCCTTCTGCTATGCGGAGCTGGCTAGCCGTTGCCCTTCGGCAGGAAGCGCCTATCATTATTCGTACATCTGCGTTGGCGAAGG AGTTGCATGGTTGATTGGCTGGGCTTTGATACTTGAATACACGATTGGTGGATCAGCCGTTGCCCGTGGCATTTCTCCTAATCTA GCCTTATTTTTTGGAGGACAGGATAGTCTGCCATGGATTTTAGCACGACATGAGATCCCATGGCTTgatgtcgttgtagatccttgtgcTTCTTTCCTCGTTTTCGTCGTCACTGGCCTTCTCTGTGTGGGGATAAAAGAG AGTTCATTTGTGCAAGGAGTTGTGACGGTCTTAAATTGCTTTGTGATGTTATTTGTTATCATAGCCGGTAGCTACATCGGCTTCCAAACAGGATGGGTTGGCTACAAGGTTGCTGGCGG ATTTTTCCCTTATGGAGCGAATGGAATGCTTGCCGGGTCAGCAACTGTCTTCTTCGCCTACATAGGATTTGATTCAGTTGCCAGCACGGCTGAGGAG GTGAAAAATCCACAACGAGATCTGCCACTGGGAATCGGAACAGCATTGTCGATTTGCTGTTCCTTGTACATGTTGGTTTCAGTTGTTATTGTTGGTCTGGTACCATACTTTGCTATGGACCCAGACACCCCTATTTCATCTGCTTTTGCCAAACATGGGATGCACTGGGCAAT GTATCTTGTAACAACTGGTGCTGTTCTTGCTCTCTGCTCAACCTTGATGGGATCTATATTGCCACAG CCAAGAATATTGATGGCCATGGCACGAGATGGCCTGCTACCATCATTCTTCTCTGATGTCCATAAGACGACACAAGTTCCAGTCAAAAGCACAGTAGTGACTGGCATCTGTGCAGCTGCTCTTGCTTTCTTCATGGATGTCTCTCAACTGGCTGGAATG GTTAGTGTAGGCACGCTACTCGCGTTCACTATAGTTGCTGTGTCCATCTTGATTCTTAGATACGTTCCTCCAGATGAGGTACCCCTCCCATCTTCCCTGCAAGCATCATTCCGCTTGAGCCAAGAAAATGACGAGGAAAAGCTGAGGGGTACCCTTGGAGATGATGATCATGAGCAAGGCTCAGCTGAAATAAGTGATGTTGTAGTAGAACCAATCACTGACCCCCTGATCGAGAAGCAGCTATACGCAA GCAATTTGAGTGAGGCAAAACGGCGTAAGACCGCGGCATGCAGCATCACATCTGTttgcataggggttctgatcctcacgACGTcagcctcggcaacattcttgcCCTT CCCGGTGAGATGCTCCGTTTGTGTTTTGGGTGGCATGCTCCTCCTAGCTGGTCTGGGCATGCTCTGCTGGATTGACCAAGATGATGGGAGGCACTCCTTTGGCCACTCCGGAG GATTCATCTGTCCGTTTGTTCCCTTGCTGCCGGTAATGTGTATCCTCATAAATACATACTTGTTAATAAATCTTGG